One Keratinibaculum paraultunense genomic window carries:
- a CDS encoding patatin-like phospholipase family protein — protein sequence MINAKIGLVLEGGGMRGAYTSGVLAALMDENIKFPYVIGVSAGANNGANFVAEQRERNKKVFVDYVNHKDYSGLKHWIIGKSFFNMDFLFDTLPNDLVPFDYETFEKSPTVFKVCVTECSTGKPAYFEKSQFKGVELMGRILRASSSLPILSPPVEIDGKLYFDGGITDSIPIEKSIEDGNKYNVVVLTRNKGYRKEPQKLGPFSKLYLKKYPKVLHAIEVRHIKYNKTLEKIEKLEKEGLVYAFRPIDEIKVGRLEKDVNKLNDLYEQGYRETMEQMDKFKNWLKNIEGEN from the coding sequence ATGATAAATGCTAAAATAGGTTTAGTTCTTGAAGGTGGCGGTATGAGAGGAGCATATACATCAGGGGTTCTTGCTGCCCTTATGGATGAAAATATTAAATTTCCATACGTAATAGGAGTATCAGCTGGTGCTAACAATGGAGCTAATTTTGTAGCTGAACAGCGTGAGAGAAACAAAAAAGTATTTGTAGACTATGTAAACCACAAGGATTATTCAGGTCTAAAGCATTGGATAATAGGTAAAAGTTTTTTTAATATGGATTTCTTATTTGATACATTACCTAATGATTTAGTACCTTTTGATTATGAAACTTTTGAAAAATCTCCAACTGTTTTTAAGGTGTGTGTTACAGAATGTTCAACAGGTAAACCAGCTTATTTTGAGAAGTCCCAATTTAAGGGCGTAGAACTTATGGGTAGAATTCTTAGAGCATCAAGCAGTTTACCTATATTATCTCCGCCTGTAGAAATTGATGGGAAATTATATTTTGATGGTGGAATTACAGATTCTATTCCAATTGAAAAATCCATAGAAGATGGAAATAAATATAATGTAGTGGTTTTAACTAGGAACAAAGGGTATAGGAAAGAGCCACAGAAATTAGGACCATTTTCAAAACTTTATCTTAAAAAATATCCCAAAGTATTACATGCTATTGAGGTAAGGCATATTAAATATAATAAAACCTTAGAAAAAATTGAGAAATTAGAAAAAGAGGGTCTTGTATATGCATTTAGACCTATAGATGAAATAAAGGTAGGTAGACTAGAAAAGGATGTTAATAAATTAAATGATTTATATGAACAAGGTTACAGAGAAACAATGGAGCAAATGGATAAGTTTAAAAATTGGTTAAAAAATATAGAAGGGGAAAATTAA
- a CDS encoding N-acetylmuramoyl-L-alanine amidase family protein yields the protein MKFKRLRFLLLLILLVFIVLQIFHRSSSLIGRIFGTSNIIVIDPGHGGYDPGTIGINGSYEKDINLDISKKLYERLKSMDYKVLLTRNVDEYVDNRDRARFANRKRARVFISIHCNSIEDNSNTNGAQVLYFPNRESNANETLAQMILDQLLISTGANNKGIVEREDLIVLNQTKMPAIIVECGFLSNGNEANLLTEDEYQNKIVDGIVEGLRCYIK from the coding sequence ATGAAATTTAAACGATTGAGGTTTTTACTTTTATTAATCCTTTTAGTATTTATTGTTTTACAAATATTTCATCGATCCTCTTCTTTAATAGGAAGAATTTTTGGGACAAGTAATATTATAGTAATAGATCCTGGACATGGTGGGTATGATCCTGGAACCATTGGTATTAACGGTAGTTATGAAAAAGATATAAATTTGGATATATCCAAAAAATTATATGAAAGATTAAAATCTATGGATTATAAAGTACTCTTAACTAGGAATGTAGATGAATATGTGGATAATAGAGATAGGGCTAGATTTGCAAATAGAAAAAGAGCTAGAGTATTTATTAGTATTCACTGTAATTCTATTGAAGATAACAGCAATACTAATGGTGCCCAAGTTTTATATTTTCCTAATAGGGAAAGTAATGCTAATGAGACATTAGCTCAGATGATATTAGATCAGCTCTTGATAAGTACTGGAGCTAACAATAAGGGGATAGTGGAAAGGGAAGATTTAATAGTATTAAATCAAACGAAAATGCCTGCCATAATAGTAGAATGTGGATTTTTATCTAATGGGAATGAAGCAAATCTGCTGACAGAAGATGAATACCAAAACAAGATAGTAGATGGAATAGTTGAAGGATTAAGATGTTATATTAAGTAG
- a CDS encoding ATP-binding protein has product MMILQELNLISFGKFERKVIYLQEGLNIIYGGNESGKTTIHNFIDGMFYGFLKPYVKRRIYLEELEKYKPWNREEYVGVIKFNKNDRAYRIQRDFNKGEVIVYDDITGKDITDHIDNGERIKVHLPGIYFFGFNNLVYRNTISIKQLGNQVDSNLAKEVKDRLANISTSLDDDISVKNAIEYLEKQLDQIGTKKAYTKPYGKAIKDLEKLKDERKYLLIRQEEYQDCLDKFSTLEKEIKAKIEEINQLKELLKKAKLLNVKRNYEEALKIKAELESIDKKIDELKPYSQLSIDDYSKVLKLETNIEHVSEEIRNLNKDLTHLEKEINALKLEDKGEVIEGVVPDELYEDVELFDELEEKKNFLVLNNDQNRLDNLNTQINDKIERKNRIKTANILFIIFTLGSLGLGFVNAVLFFLALPLFGGILYTRSLKKKLNEEIDELERQLNDLSKREEDRKKEIHNIEKEQQIILSKYDCESKSQLNRLKDNIYFKYMNQTNRLDKKHRLIKSREDILEKINNKTMNIQTWVKERDEILIKNDVKTIDEFNEGLENKKLHDTLIIDRENKINILDKILGDFNLDELKSSIEGYDDDYFKDIKEIDIEDISQETLEMEEILSQKINEKVRLEERIISLNQYVKQLMIIEEEIVRINGLIKEYENKIESIEIAKDTIESISQEIHKQFAPTINKKVSSIMDFITNGKYDQVRINDDLNIAVENPMTKEIINIDSLSGGTIDQLYFALRFSVSSSMEDGHFPLILDDCFIQYDNDRLKNILLYLKNVSNEKQILLFTCQNREKEILDELDIDYNLIELS; this is encoded by the coding sequence ATGATGATATTACAAGAATTAAATTTAATTTCCTTTGGAAAATTTGAAAGGAAGGTAATTTACCTTCAAGAGGGATTAAATATTATATATGGAGGTAATGAATCAGGGAAAACTACAATACATAATTTTATAGATGGAATGTTCTATGGATTTTTAAAGCCTTATGTTAAAAGAAGAATTTATCTTGAGGAACTTGAAAAATATAAGCCTTGGAATAGAGAAGAATATGTAGGAGTAATAAAGTTTAATAAGAATGATAGAGCTTATAGAATTCAAAGGGATTTTAATAAAGGTGAAGTAATAGTTTATGATGATATAACAGGAAAAGATATTACAGATCATATAGACAATGGTGAAAGAATAAAGGTTCATCTGCCAGGCATATATTTTTTTGGGTTTAACAATCTAGTATATAGAAATACCATATCCATAAAGCAGTTGGGAAATCAAGTGGATTCAAATTTAGCAAAAGAAGTAAAGGATAGATTGGCTAATATAAGTACAAGTTTAGATGATGATATTTCTGTGAAAAATGCTATAGAATATTTAGAAAAGCAGTTAGATCAAATTGGTACTAAGAAGGCTTATACTAAGCCCTATGGAAAAGCTATAAAGGATTTAGAAAAGCTAAAAGATGAGAGGAAGTATTTACTTATAAGACAAGAAGAATACCAGGATTGTTTAGATAAATTTTCTACGTTAGAAAAAGAAATAAAAGCTAAGATTGAAGAAATAAATCAATTAAAAGAGCTACTAAAAAAGGCAAAACTATTAAATGTAAAAAGAAATTATGAAGAGGCTTTAAAAATAAAAGCTGAATTAGAATCAATAGATAAAAAAATTGACGAACTTAAACCTTATTCTCAATTATCCATTGATGACTATTCTAAAGTTTTGAAATTGGAGACCAATATAGAGCATGTATCAGAAGAAATTAGAAATTTAAACAAAGATTTAACTCATCTGGAAAAAGAGATAAATGCTTTAAAATTAGAAGATAAAGGAGAGGTAATAGAAGGGGTTGTACCAGATGAGCTATATGAAGATGTGGAATTATTTGATGAATTGGAAGAAAAGAAAAATTTTCTTGTTTTAAATAACGATCAAAATAGATTGGATAATTTAAACACTCAAATAAATGATAAAATAGAAAGGAAAAATAGGATAAAGACAGCTAATATACTATTTATAATTTTTACTTTGGGGAGTTTAGGATTAGGATTTGTAAATGCAGTATTGTTTTTTTTAGCCCTTCCTTTATTTGGAGGGATTCTATATACAAGATCCCTTAAAAAGAAATTAAATGAAGAAATAGATGAATTAGAAAGACAATTAAATGATTTATCTAAAAGGGAAGAGGATAGGAAAAAAGAAATTCATAATATAGAAAAAGAGCAACAGATTATACTATCCAAATATGATTGTGAATCTAAATCTCAATTAAATAGATTAAAAGATAATATATATTTTAAGTATATGAACCAAACAAATAGATTGGATAAAAAACATAGATTAATTAAAAGTAGAGAAGATATATTAGAAAAAATAAACAATAAAACCATGAACATACAGACATGGGTAAAAGAAAGAGATGAAATTTTAATTAAAAATGATGTTAAAACTATAGATGAATTTAATGAGGGATTAGAGAATAAGAAATTACATGATACATTGATTATTGATAGAGAAAATAAAATTAATATTTTAGATAAGATATTAGGGGATTTTAATTTAGATGAGTTAAAAAGTAGTATAGAAGGTTATGATGATGATTATTTTAAGGATATAAAAGAAATTGATATAGAAGATATATCTCAAGAGACATTAGAAATGGAAGAAATATTATCTCAAAAGATTAATGAAAAGGTTAGATTAGAGGAAAGAATTATAAGTTTAAATCAGTATGTGAAACAATTGATGATAATAGAGGAGGAAATAGTTAGAATAAATGGTTTGATTAAGGAGTATGAAAATAAAATAGAATCAATAGAAATAGCTAAAGACACCATAGAGAGTATCTCTCAAGAGATACATAAACAATTTGCACCTACTATAAATAAAAAGGTAAGCAGTATTATGGACTTTATAACTAATGGAAAATATGACCAGGTTAGAATAAACGATGATTTAAATATTGCTGTAGAAAATCCTATGACTAAAGAAATAATTAATATAGATAGTTTAAGTGGAGGAACTATAGATCAGCTATATTTTGCATTAAGATTTAGTGTAAGTTCCTCTATGGAAGATGGGCATTTTCCTTTGATATTAGATGATTGTTTTATTCAATATGATAATGATAGACTTAAGAATATACTCTTGTATTTAAAGAATGTAAGTAATGAAAAACAAATATTGTTATTTACTTGCCAAAATAGAGAGAAAGAAATATTAGATGAATTAGATATAGATTATAATTTAATTGAATTGAGTTAA
- a CDS encoding DUF5700 domain-containing putative Zn-dependent protease, whose protein sequence is MKLNMDSLIAFEELIRENTFDNKKFKKFTSTKGFRGFLEHECLINNMETNAKSVNEEIKNMMKFQNYKDRYGFYKVRDNLFQLRDDIKYIETNKRNILDKAIDKTYKIVPSDMSLNINIYLYIGGNDGGFTLGRKKIYINYAKYIGNINEFIKIISHELYHSRNISFKNRFIFFIETLFTANVLAHKTISKIIEEGIACLVQHGPYLISDDPTGTLTKRSLLLLKNEFEILNQIILKEYKGIKEPKNIEKLNIYTIGYHIITTIYDKEGVLILDDWTKNLKHRRIIQKYIEICNNDDIVSGFDCEVEKILINKEDFYAR, encoded by the coding sequence GTGAAATTAAATATGGATAGTTTAATAGCTTTTGAAGAATTAATAAGAGAGAATACATTTGATAACAAAAAGTTCAAAAAATTTACAAGTACAAAAGGATTTAGAGGATTTTTGGAACATGAGTGCTTAATTAATAATATGGAAACAAATGCTAAAAGTGTTAATGAAGAAATAAAAAATATGATGAAATTTCAAAACTATAAGGACAGGTATGGATTTTATAAAGTAAGGGATAACTTATTTCAACTAAGAGATGATATAAAATATATAGAAACAAATAAACGAAATATATTAGATAAAGCTATAGATAAAACATATAAAATAGTACCTAGTGATATGTCTTTAAATATTAATATATACTTATATATTGGAGGAAATGATGGAGGATTTACCCTTGGCAGAAAGAAAATATATATCAATTATGCTAAGTATATAGGAAATATTAATGAATTTATAAAAATCATTAGTCATGAATTGTATCATAGTAGAAATATTAGTTTTAAAAATAGATTTATTTTTTTTATAGAAACATTATTTACTGCTAATGTATTAGCTCATAAGACTATATCAAAAATAATAGAAGAAGGTATTGCTTGTTTAGTGCAACATGGTCCATATTTAATATCTGATGATCCCACTGGAACATTAACTAAAAGAAGTTTATTATTATTAAAAAATGAATTTGAAATATTAAATCAGATAATATTAAAAGAATATAAAGGTATTAAGGAACCAAAAAATATAGAGAAATTAAACATATATACTATAGGCTATCATATTATAACTACTATTTATGATAAAGAAGGAGTATTAATTTTAGATGATTGGACAAAAAATTTAAAACATAGAAGGATAATACAAAAATATATAGAAATATGTAATAATGATGATATAGTATCTGGATTTGATTGTGAAGTTGAAAAGATATTAATAAATAAGGAGGATTTTTATGCTAGATGA
- a CDS encoding metallophosphoesterase, translating to MIYAIGDLHLDHSKEKPMDIFGAKWIDHEEKIFNNWIKLIDEEDLVLLPGDISWALKLDEAYKDLRKIDELPGQKIIIKGNHDYWWEGPKKLKELNLNTITFLQNTSFIYQNIGIGGTRGWISEDAEDFDDHDKKIFNRELNRLKLSLDTINKNVDIKIAMLHYPPFNMDLSPNEFVDLMARYDVDICVYGHLHAEGHRFVVEDIIQGIQFYCVSSDYINFVPKKIL from the coding sequence TTGATATACGCAATAGGAGATTTACATTTGGATCATTCAAAAGAAAAGCCCATGGATATATTTGGAGCAAAGTGGATTGATCATGAAGAAAAGATATTTAACAATTGGATTAAATTGATAGATGAAGAAGATTTGGTACTTTTACCAGGAGATATATCTTGGGCATTAAAATTGGATGAGGCTTATAAAGATTTAAGAAAAATAGATGAGTTGCCAGGGCAAAAAATAATTATTAAGGGAAATCATGATTATTGGTGGGAGGGTCCTAAAAAATTAAAGGAGTTAAATTTAAATACTATAACTTTTCTGCAAAATACAAGTTTTATATACCAAAACATTGGTATAGGAGGAACTAGGGGATGGATATCAGAAGATGCAGAAGATTTTGATGATCATGATAAAAAAATATTTAATAGGGAATTAAATAGACTAAAGTTATCATTAGACACTATAAATAAAAATGTAGATATAAAGATTGCTATGCTACACTATCCTCCATTTAATATGGATTTGAGTCCTAATGAATTTGTAGATTTAATGGCAAGATATGATGTAGATATTTGCGTATATGGTCATCTTCATGCAGAAGGGCATAGATTTGTAGTTGAAGATATTATCCAAGGAATACAATTTTATTGTGTTTCTAGTGATTATATAAATTTTGTACCTAAAAAAATATTATAA
- the nagA gene encoding N-acetylglucosamine-6-phosphate deacetylase: MKTIIKNVNIITPFDVIYEGEVLIEEGIIKNIDQKNGLNEVESNEIIDGKGQFLTPGFIDIHNHGNSGYDVMDGTEEALDKMAEFHIKNGVTSFLGTIITSSYENMIKACENMVQYKNKKDKSQLLGIHLEGPFFSMEKKGAQPAKYIKEPNVDDIKKIIEVSKGKLKMVSLAPEKKGSLNIISYLKSKGIIVAMAHSNGTFEETKMAINHGATVATHLYNGMRSFTHREPGIIGAALIDDRVYCELIYDRIHLHDAAVNMAIKMKGIDKIILISDAMRAAGLEDGDYELGGQKVIVKNGAARLENGSLAGSTLNLRDAVYNMVHILNIPIHHAIRMASLIPAKALGFDKHKGSIEIGKDADLLLMDKNMNIRASIIGGNIIWQKK, from the coding sequence ATGAAAACTATCATAAAAAATGTAAATATAATTACACCTTTTGATGTTATATATGAAGGAGAAGTTTTAATAGAAGAAGGTATAATTAAAAATATTGATCAAAAAAATGGATTAAATGAAGTGGAATCTAATGAAATAATTGATGGGAAAGGACAGTTTTTAACTCCTGGCTTTATAGATATCCACAATCATGGTAATTCAGGTTATGATGTAATGGATGGTACTGAAGAGGCTTTAGATAAGATGGCAGAATTTCATATAAAAAATGGAGTTACATCCTTTTTAGGCACTATAATTACATCTTCCTATGAAAACATGATTAAAGCTTGTGAAAATATGGTTCAATATAAAAACAAGAAAGATAAATCTCAACTATTAGGAATTCATTTAGAAGGACCTTTTTTTTCCATGGAAAAAAAAGGCGCCCAACCAGCTAAATATATAAAAGAACCTAATGTAGATGATATTAAAAAAATAATTGAAGTATCTAAAGGAAAACTGAAGATGGTATCTTTAGCCCCTGAAAAAAAAGGATCCCTTAATATTATATCCTATTTAAAATCCAAAGGTATAATTGTAGCTATGGCCCATAGTAATGGAACTTTTGAAGAAACTAAAATGGCGATAAATCATGGTGCAACTGTGGCTACTCATTTATACAATGGTATGAGAAGTTTTACCCATAGAGAACCAGGAATTATAGGAGCTGCATTGATAGATGATAGGGTATATTGTGAATTAATCTATGATAGGATTCATTTACATGATGCTGCAGTTAATATGGCTATAAAAATGAAGGGAATAGATAAAATAATATTGATTTCTGATGCTATGAGAGCTGCTGGTTTAGAAGATGGAGATTATGAATTGGGAGGGCAGAAAGTAATAGTAAAGAATGGTGCTGCCCGATTGGAAAATGGAAGTTTAGCAGGCTCTACCCTTAATTTAAGGGATGCAGTATATAATATGGTTCATATATTAAATATACCAATTCATCATGCTATAAGAATGGCTAGCTTAATACCAGCTAAGGCATTAGGCTTCGATAAACATAAAGGAAGTATAGAAATAGGCAAAGATGCAGATTTACTTTTGATGGATAAAAATATGAATATTAGAGCCTCTATAATAGGAGGTAATATAATATGGCAAAAGAAATAG
- the nagB gene encoding glucosamine-6-phosphate deaminase: MKVIVKDDYEKMSKEAANMIKEEINKKPNIVLGLATGSTPVGMYKELIRMHKEEGLDFSKVTTFNLDEYVGLDENHPNSYHYFMKDIFFNHVNINMDNTFIPNGKAEDLERHCKEYDKLIEKKGGIDVQILGIGENGHIAFNEPDKELNVGTSVVNLTQSTIEANSRFFDSIDEVPTKAISMGIGTIMKAKKIILLANGKRKSEVIKKLLKGDKITTYLPASMLLLHSDVTVIVDKEAYNG; the protein is encoded by the coding sequence ATGAAGGTAATTGTTAAAGATGATTATGAAAAAATGAGTAAAGAAGCAGCAAATATGATAAAAGAAGAGATAAATAAAAAACCTAATATAGTACTAGGTTTAGCAACTGGTAGTACCCCTGTTGGTATGTATAAGGAACTAATTAGAATGCATAAAGAAGAAGGATTGGATTTTTCTAAAGTAACCACATTTAATTTAGATGAATATGTGGGATTAGATGAGAACCATCCTAATAGCTATCATTACTTTATGAAGGATATATTCTTTAATCATGTAAATATAAATATGGATAATACTTTTATACCTAATGGTAAAGCTGAAGATTTGGAAAGGCATTGTAAAGAATATGATAAATTAATAGAGAAAAAAGGAGGTATAGATGTTCAAATATTAGGTATCGGAGAAAATGGACATATTGCTTTTAATGAGCCGGATAAGGAATTAAATGTAGGAACAAGTGTAGTTAATTTGACTCAATCTACTATTGAAGCTAACTCTAGATTTTTTGATTCCATAGATGAAGTGCCTACTAAGGCTATTTCCATGGGAATTGGTACTATTATGAAAGCTAAAAAGATAATTTTGTTAGCTAATGGTAAAAGAAAATCAGAAGTTATAAAAAAATTATTAAAAGGTGATAAAATAACAACATATTTACCAGCAAGTATGCTACTATTACATTCAGACGTTACTGTTATTGTTGATAAAGAAGCTTATAATGGGTAA
- a CDS encoding class IV adenylate cyclase, translating to MAKEIEVKVLNVDLDEMEERLLKLGAKLVAKEYQINTIFDSKDKYIYNCLNGYLRIREIKDLLTDEVHINLTLKQNIGNKNTRQNIETTTEIDNKYAMISILERLRYYEIGKGSKYRTSYMYEGIRFDLDRWDENTYPYPYMEIEVEKEEDLRKAIEFLKIDRNNISTKSIVGLQQNL from the coding sequence ATGGCAAAAGAAATAGAAGTTAAAGTTTTAAATGTTGATTTAGATGAAATGGAAGAAAGGTTATTAAAACTAGGGGCTAAATTAGTTGCAAAAGAATATCAAATTAATACTATATTTGATTCTAAGGATAAATATATTTACAATTGTCTAAATGGCTATTTAAGGATAAGAGAGATTAAGGATTTATTGACAGATGAAGTTCATATTAATTTGACTTTGAAGCAAAATATAGGTAATAAAAATACTAGGCAAAACATAGAAACTACTACTGAGATAGATAATAAATATGCCATGATATCAATTCTTGAAAGATTAAGATATTATGAAATAGGAAAAGGGTCTAAATATAGAACCTCTTATATGTACGAAGGTATAAGATTTGATTTAGATAGATGGGATGAAAATACTTATCCTTATCCTTACATGGAAATAGAAGTAGAGAAAGAAGAGGATTTAAGGAAAGCTATAGAGTTTCTTAAGATAGATAGAAATAATATTTCCACAAAATCCATAGTTGGACTTCAACAAAATTTGTAA
- a CDS encoding PTS sugar transporter subunit IIA, whose product MLNFFRKNKPIEIVSPISGKIIPLEEIDDEGFSTKRLGDGVAIEPTDGKVIAPFDGEITSTYKANHCLVIRSEEGIELLIHIGLDTIKLKGEGFTQHVALMEKVKKGDIILEADLEILKEKGKSIISPVVITNMGRVETLEKAEGEVEKGISNIMTVTLKKSKY is encoded by the coding sequence ATGTTAAATTTTTTTAGAAAGAATAAACCTATAGAAATAGTCTCACCAATATCAGGTAAAATAATACCATTGGAGGAAATAGATGATGAAGGTTTTTCTACTAAACGATTAGGAGATGGTGTGGCAATTGAGCCAACAGATGGTAAGGTGATAGCACCCTTTGATGGAGAGATAACAAGTACGTATAAAGCTAATCATTGTTTAGTTATCAGATCTGAAGAAGGTATAGAATTATTGATACATATAGGGTTAGATACAATAAAATTAAAAGGTGAAGGATTTACTCAACATGTTGCTCTCATGGAAAAGGTAAAAAAAGGAGATATTATATTAGAAGCAGATTTGGAAATATTAAAAGAAAAAGGAAAGTCCATAATTTCACCGGTAGTTATAACTAATATGGGTAGAGTGGAAACATTAGAAAAAGCTGAAGGAGAGGTTGAAAAAGGTATTTCTAATATAATGACTGTAACTTTAAAGAAAAGTAAATATTAG
- a CDS encoding metallophosphoesterase family protein, whose product MIKFIHTGDIHLGLQFRDDSFPTDIASNRRVELWNTFERIVDKAIDDKVDFLFITGDLYEEKYFTLGDIKRVRDILSQAKDINIMIIAGNHDPINSISLYKKIEWSENVNIFNTTGIEKIEFPEKNTCIYGYSWDKTECKENILDSFEGVEEGNINILLLHGDIFDSESVYLPLDKNYLNNLGFDYIGLGHIHKPNIISSKMAYCGSPEPLHFGEQGEHGIIQGQIDGQGTNIEFIPFSNRVFLEKTLKIDPNYGYVDIINEIKNCDDEARLNKNLYRIKLEGILNSELEIDIKDMVSSLEEYFYYIEIIDNTVMDYDLDSLEKENEDNIIGYFIKAMKNKDLENKVVREALYIGLEALMKGKVG is encoded by the coding sequence ATGATAAAATTCATTCATACAGGAGATATACATTTAGGATTACAATTTAGAGATGATTCTTTTCCAACAGATATAGCTTCAAATAGAAGAGTAGAGCTATGGAATACTTTTGAAAGAATAGTTGATAAAGCTATAGATGATAAAGTGGATTTTTTATTTATAACAGGAGATCTTTATGAGGAGAAATATTTTACATTAGGAGATATAAAAAGAGTTAGAGATATTTTAAGCCAAGCAAAGGATATAAATATAATGATTATAGCAGGGAATCATGATCCAATAAATAGCATTTCTTTGTATAAAAAGATTGAATGGTCTGAAAATGTAAATATATTCAATACAACAGGTATAGAAAAGATAGAATTTCCAGAAAAGAACACATGCATTTATGGTTATAGTTGGGATAAAACAGAATGCAAGGAAAACATATTGGATTCTTTTGAGGGAGTGGAGGAAGGAAATATAAATATATTACTGCTACATGGAGATATATTTGATAGTGAAAGTGTATACCTTCCTTTGGATAAAAATTATTTAAACAATTTAGGCTTTGATTATATTGGATTAGGTCATATACATAAACCCAATATCATATCTTCTAAAATGGCTTATTGTGGCAGCCCAGAGCCTTTGCATTTTGGAGAACAAGGTGAACATGGTATCATTCAAGGTCAAATAGATGGACAAGGGACTAATATTGAATTTATTCCTTTTAGTAACAGAGTGTTTTTAGAAAAGACTTTGAAAATAGATCCTAATTATGGCTATGTTGATATAATCAATGAAATAAAAAACTGTGATGATGAAGCTAGATTAAATAAGAACCTATATAGAATAAAATTAGAAGGAATACTTAATAGTGAATTAGAAATAGATATAAAGGATATGGTTAGTAGCTTAGAAGAATATTTTTATTATATAGAGATAATAGATAATACAGTAATGGATTATGATTTAGATAGTTTAGAAAAAGAAAATGAAGATAATATCATCGGATACTTTATAAAAGCTATGAAAAATAAGGATCTGGAGAATAAAGTAGTTAGAGAAGCTTTGTACATAGGGTTAGAGGCTTTAATGAAAGGTAAGGTGGGATGA
- a CDS encoding PTS sugar transporter subunit IIA: MLNFFKKNKIVELTSPMTGKIIPIEEVPDKVFSDKMVGDGVAIEPVDGEIVSPIDGKVATIFPTNHAIGLITKEGLEILIHIGLDTVELNGLGFKRLTKKDAKVKKGDPLMEFDPKLVEEKGKSPITPIIITNMDKVKKMEKNTGDVERGNQIIMTIELI; this comes from the coding sequence ATGTTAAATTTCTTCAAAAAAAACAAAATAGTAGAATTAACATCACCTATGACAGGAAAGATAATCCCCATAGAAGAAGTACCAGATAAAGTTTTTTCAGATAAGATGGTTGGAGATGGAGTAGCCATAGAACCAGTGGATGGGGAAATAGTGTCGCCTATAGATGGGAAAGTTGCTACTATATTTCCTACCAATCATGCTATTGGATTAATTACAAAGGAAGGTTTGGAAATACTCATACACATTGGATTAGATACTGTTGAATTGAATGGATTAGGATTTAAAAGGCTTACGAAAAAGGATGCAAAAGTAAAAAAAGGAGATCCATTGATGGAATTTGATCCTAAATTAGTAGAAGAAAAAGGCAAATCTCCAATTACACCTATAATAATTACTAATATGGATAAAGTAAAAAAGATGGAGAAAAATACTGGGGATGTAGAAAGAGGGAATCAAATTATAATGACAATAGAATTAATTTAG